One Nicotiana sylvestris chromosome 12, ASM39365v2, whole genome shotgun sequence genomic window carries:
- the LOC104246763 gene encoding uncharacterized protein — protein sequence MDSRHASLARRTLEEIRQKRAAERLSKISSGPDLTNIPNEVVGIKRSESTTRLSENDMSGLVSQLKQVQKNNAELDEANRALASRLQTKEAENNMFQKRLNDLEQNTVASLRKALKDVAMEKDAAVVAREDLSAQLRAIKKRVKEVEEEQYRAEEDAAALRAELNSLQQQAMSGPVSGVNSMNFPPDHMHVMEKELANLKSQLEQMTLLRQQERQQLVEEQARISTLTSQKQDLEEKLAVMSNKVSDEVTGKASQKTFSGEDKVRLEKQLHDMAVAIERLESSRQKLLMEIDSQSSEIERLFEENYNLSSAHQEALGVAVQWENQVKDCLKQNEELRAILDKLRTDQAAIATANNLIQEGVSGSIKGSKNEFQGTQYAEILSIKGQLAKEQSKAEALSAEILQLNARLQQATQAYNSLTRIYTPVLRNIENSLVTLKQDGSVRVL from the exons ATGGACTCTCGCCACGCCTCCCTTGCCCGTCGAACG TTGGAAGAAATTCGTCAAAAGAGAGCAGCAGAGAGATTAAGCAAAATCTCTTCTGGACCCGATCTTACCAATATCCCTAATG AGGTTGTGGGGATTAAAAGATCCGAGAGTACAACTCGACTATCAGAG AATGATATGAGTGGTTTAGTTTCTCAATTGAAACAAGTGCAAAAAAATAATGCAGAGCTGGATGAAGCAAATAGAGCACTGGCCTCAAGG CTTCAGACAAAAGAAGCCGAGAACAACATGTTTCAAAAGCGTCTTAATGATCTG GAGCAAAACACTGTAGCTTCATTAAGAAAAGCACTCAAGGATGTTGCCATGGAAAAGGATGCAGCAGTTGTTGCACGA GAGGATCTTTCAGCTCAGCTTCGTGCAATTAAGAAACGTGTGAAGGAAGTAGAAGAGGAACAATATCGG GCTGAAGAGGATGCAGCAGCGCTAAGAGCAGAACTTAACTCATTACAGCAGCAAGCAATGTCCGGTCCTGTTAGTGGTGTAAATTCAATGAATTTTCCGCCAGATCATATGCATGTTATGGAGAAGGAGCTGGCAAatctcaaatctcaattagag CAAATGACCCTGTTGAGGCAACAAGAAAGACAGCAGTTAGTGGAGGAGCAAGCGCGCATATCTACACTAACTTCTCAAAAGCAGGATTTGGAAGAGAAGCTTGCTGTTATGTCCAATAAGGTCTCAG ATGAAGTCACCGGAAAGGCATCCCAGAAGACATTCTCGGGG GAAGACAAGGTGAGGCTTGAAAAGCAATTACATGATATGGCTGTGGCTATTGAAAGATTGGAAAGTAGCCGGCAGAAACTTCTAATGGAG ATTGATTCACAATCCTCGGAGATAGAGAGGCTATTTGAGGAAAATTACAATCTGTCGTCCGCTCATCAAGAAGCTCTAGGGGTGGCCGTGCAGTGGGAGAATCAG GTCAAAGATTGTCTCAAGCAAAATGAGGAGCTTCGTGCCATATTAGATAAGTTGAGGACAGACCAAGCTGCAATAGCAACTGCAAACAACCTAATCCAGGAAGGCGTTTCAGGATCCATCAAAGGCAGCAAAAATGAATTTCAAGGCACACAATATGCTGAAATCCTCTCCATCAAG GGTCAGCTAGCTAAAGAGCAGAGCAAAGCAGAAGCACTATCTGCTGAAATCTTGCAGCTCAATGCACGGCTCCAGCAGGCCACGCAAGCATACAATAGTCTCACTCGCAT CTATACACCTGTTCTAAGGAACATCGAGAACAGTCTCGTGACGTTGAAGCAAGATGGCTCGGTTAGAGTCCTGTAA